One genomic segment of Gossypium arboreum isolate Shixiya-1 chromosome 3, ASM2569848v2, whole genome shotgun sequence includes these proteins:
- the LOC108465056 gene encoding NAC domain-containing protein 2-like, translated as MTATELQLHLPAGFRFYPTDEELVMHYLCRKCASQSIAVPFIAELDLYKYDPWDLPDLALYGEKEWYFFSPRDRKYPNGLRPNRAAGSGYWKATGADKPIGQPKPVGIKKALVFYAGKAPKGEKTNWIMHEYRLADVDRSVRKKNSLRLDDWVLCRIYNKKGCIEKQPTRGSVTKKASVTEIEESKPDIGTLGVETCEFPPAATAIGNDYVYFDSSESVPRVHTDSSCSEHAVSREFMTEVQSVPKWKEELGMANNNALEFAYNYLDANMDIGFASQMQSSNQLSPYQDIFMYLQKPF; from the exons ATGACTGCAACGGAGTTACAGTTACATTTACCCGCTGGCTTTCGGTTCTATCCAACGGATGAGGAACTGGTGATGCACTATCTCTGCCGTAAATGTGCGTCTCAGTCTATCGCCGTCCCTTTTATCGCCGAACTCGATCTTTACAAATACGATCCTTGGGATCTTCCTG ATTTGGCGTTGTACGGTGAGAAAGAGTGGTATTTCTTTTCACCGAGAGACAGGAAATATCCGAACGGTTTAAGGCCGAACCGTGCGGCCGGGTCTGGGTACTGGAAGGCAACCGGAGCTGATAAGCCGATTGGGCAACCGAAACCGGTCGGTATTAAAAAGGCTTTGGTGTTTTACGCCGGGAAAGCTCCGAAAGGAGAGAAAACTAATTGGATTATGCATGAGTATCGATTAGCCGACGTGGACCGGTCGGTTCGCAAGAAAAACAGCCTAAGG TTGGACGATTGGGTGCTGTGCCGGATTTACAATAAGAAAGGTTGCATCGAAAAACAACCAACGCGAGGAAGCGTTACGAAAAAAGCTAGCGTGACGGAGATTGAGGAGAGTAAGCCGGATATTGGGACACTAGGCGTGGAGACGTGTGAATTTCCGCCGGCAGCTACGGCGATTGGTAACGATTACGTGTATTTCGACTCGTCGGAGTCGGTCCCGAGGGTTCACACGGACTCGAGCTGTTCGGAACATGCGGTGTCTCGGGAATTCATGACTGAGGTTCAAAGCGTTCCCAAATGGAAGGAAGAATTGGGAATGGCCAACAATAATGCCCTGGAGTTCGCTTATAATTACTTGGATGCCAATATGGATATCGGATTTGCTTCACAGATGCAGAGTAGTAATCAGCTGTCGCCATACCAGGATATCTTTATGTATCTGCAGAAGCCGTTTTAG